The Papaver somniferum cultivar HN1 chromosome 3, ASM357369v1, whole genome shotgun sequence genome includes a region encoding these proteins:
- the LOC113359224 gene encoding ammonium transporter 3 member 3-like has translation MLTTSRDDRLIVTISLNSLLDKQLCTEFVSLTLSNFARKKKETMANYTDFPSNTINDANPIWLNKGDNAWQLTAATFVGLQSVPGLILLYGAGVKKKWAINSAFMALYAFAAVLPCWLLWGYRMSFGDELLPFWGKIDVAAGQGYLLAQAYSGNFPSVTMVFFQFVFAAITLILVAGALLGRMDFYAWMMFVPLWLTFSYTFVAFSIWSPNGFFYKQGIIDFSGGYVIHLSSGVAGFTAAYWVGPRLTKDREVFPPNNIILMLAGAGLLWMGWTGFNGGGPANVGIDASLAVLNTHVCTAASLLTWTLLDSLVFGKPSIIGAVQGMITGLVCITPAAGVVQGWAAVIMGILSGSIPWFTMMVVHKKSELLQKVDDTMAVFHTHAIAGSLGGILTGLFAEPKLNRLFYGPDQPKYIGLFYGFQMGEVKNGFRQLGLQLSGIVFVAGLNVIVTSIICLFIQLFVPLRMTEKHMEIGDEIIHGEEAYAIWGDDEKQNV, from the exons ATGTTGACAACTAGTCGTGATGACCGATTGATTGTTACCATTTCATTAAATTCACTGCTGGACAAGCAGCTTTGTACTGAATTTGTTTCACTCACTCTCTCTAATTTTGCAAGAAAGAAAAAGGAGACAATGGCAAACTATACAGACTTCCCATCAAACACTATCAATGATGCAAATCCTATCTGGTTGAACAAAGGCGACAACGCTTGGCAACTCACTGCAGCAACATTTGTTGGTTTACAAAGTGTTCCGGGGCTAATCCTTTTATACGGAGCTGGGGTGAAGAAAAAATGGGCTATTAATTCAGCTTTCATGGCGCTTTATGCGTTTGCTGCTGTACTTCCTTGCTGGTTGTTGTGGGGTTATCGAATGTCATTTGGCGATGAGTTACTTCCATTTTGGGGGAAAATCGACGTTGCTGCAGGCCAAGGGTACTTGCTTGCGCAAGCGTATTCTGGGAATTTTCCAAGTGTGACAATGGTGTTTTTTCAGTTTGTGTTTGCAGCTATAACGCTGATTCTAGTCGCTGGAGCTTTACTTGGGAGAATGGATTTTTATGCTTGGATGATGTTTGTTCCTCTCTGGCTTACCTTTTCGTATACGTTTGTAGCATTTAGTATCTGGTCACCCAATGGATTCTTCTATAAACAAGGAATTATCGATTTCTCCGGTGGTTATGTTATTCATTTGTCATCTGGAGTTGCAGGTTTTACAGCAGCTTACTGG GTTGGTCCCAGGCTAACAAAAGATAGAGAGGTATTCCCTCCTAACAACATCATTCTGATGTTAGCTGGTGCAGGATTACTATGGATGGGATGGACTGGTTTTAACGGCGGTGGCCCAGCAAATGTAGGTATCGATGCTTCACTCGCGGTTCTTAACACCCATGTCTGCACTGCTGCTAGCTTGCTCACCTGGACCCTGCTCGACAGCCTAGTTTTCGGAAAGCCATCAATTATTGGTGCAGTACAAGGAATGATTACAGGCCTGGTTTGCATCACTCCTGCAGCTG GTGTTGTACAGGGGTGGGCCGCGGTAATAATGGGAATCCTCTCAGGATCTATTCCTTGGTTCACTATGATGGTTGTTCACAAAAAGTCTGAACTACTTCAGAAAGTTGATGATACAATGGCAGTTTTTCATACTCATGCTATTGCAGGAAGCCTTGGCGGAATACTAACTGGTTTATTTGCAGAACCAAAATTAAACCGTTTATTTTACGGCCCAGATCAACCCAAGTACATTGGCCTTTTCTATGGTTTCCAAATGGGTGAAGTCAAAAACGGATTCCGGCAGCTTGGACTTCAGTTGTCAGGAATTGTGTTTGTAGCTGGTCTTAATGTAATAGTCACATCCATCATTTGTCTGTTCATTCAACTATTTGTACCTTTAAGAATGACTGAGAAGCACATGGAGATTGGAGATGAAATTATACACGGTGAAGAAGCTTATGCTATTTGGGGAGATGATGAAAAACAAAATGTTTAA
- the LOC113355689 gene encoding protein arginine N-methyltransferase PRMT10-like, translating into MGTNGGGRTNGGGGGGGVDKGVDFANYFCTYGFLYHQKEMLCDRVRMDAYYNSIFENKEHFIGKTVMDVGTGSGILAIWSAQAGAKKVYAVEATKMSEHARELVKANNLQDVVEVIEGTVEDITLPEKVDVIISEWMGYFLLRESMFDSVIVARDRWLKPTGMMYPSHARMWVAPIRSGLGDQKMSDFEACMGDWSNFLKETKTYYGVDMSVLTNSFGAEQKKYYLQTSIWNNLHPHQVIGKPCIIKEMDCLTATVSEIRSVQASFSSLITEDRTRLCGFAGWFDVHFRGNKENPAKTKVELTTAPSMENGTHWGQQVFLLHPSVHVREGDELNVSFSMDRSKENHRLMEVELGCEMREASGKQHPSFSKRFYIE; encoded by the exons ATGGGTACTAATGGCGGCGGCCGAACaaatggcggtggtggtggaggtggtgttgACAAAGGTGTTGATTTTGCTAATTACTTCTGTACTTATGGGTTTCTTTATCACCAGAAAGAGATGCTTTGTGATAGAGTTAGAATGGATGCTTATTACAACTCCATTTTTGAGAACAAAGAACATTTCATTGGAAAG ACTGTGATGGATGTAGGAACAGGAAGTGGAATCCTTGCGATTTGGTCGGCGCAAGCTGGTGCGAAGAAAGTTTATGCAGTTGAAGCGACTAAAATGTCTGAACATGCTCGTGAACTTGTTAAAGCTAATAATCTTCAAGATGTAGTGGAGGTTATTGAGGGTACTGTTGAAGATATTACTTTACCTGAGAAAG TTGATGTTATTATCTCTGAGTGGATGGGATATTTTCTTTTGCGCGAGTCTATGTTCGATTCAGTGATAGTTGCGCGCGACCGCTGGTTGAAGCCGACTGGAATGAT GTACCCAAGCCATGCCCGAATGTGGGTGGCGCCTATCAGATCTGGGTTGGGAGATCAGAAAATGAGCGATTTTGAAGCCTGTATGGGTGATTGGTCCAATTTTCTGAAGGAAACTAAAACATACTATGGTGTTGATATGAGTGTTTTGACAAACTCTTTTGGGGCGGAGCAGAAGAAATACTACTTGCAG ACATCAATATGGAATAACCTTCATCCTCATCAAGTCATTGGAAAACCTTGTATCATCAAAGAGATGGACTGTTTGACGGCAACAGTAAGTGAGATTCGCAGTGTACAAGCAAGCTTTTCGTCGTTGATCACCGAAGACAGGACAAGGCTGTGTGGGTTTGCCGGATGGTTTGATGTTCATTTCCGG GGAAACAAGGAGAATCCAGCTAAAACCAAGGTGGAGTTGACAACTGCTCCTAGCATGGAAAACGGGACGCATTGGGGCCAACAG GTGTTCCTCCTGCACCCCTCTGTACATGTTAGAGAAGGGGATGAGTTGAATGTCTCTTTCTCAATGGACCGTTCCAAAGAAAACCATCGGTTGATGGAGGTTGAGCTTGGTTGTGAGATGCGAGAGGCATCTGGGAAGCAGCATCCCTCATTTTCTAAAAGATTTTATATAGAATGA